Proteins co-encoded in one Theileria equi strain WA chromosome 3, complete sequence genomic window:
- a CDS encoding hypothetical protein (encoded by transcript BEWA_007670A) has product MMIFLEHSGLSKIAALLHSFDATDRLFDAKLELVSYSRSNNILKDDINIHPPHLSDDDIITHFKTLMNKCFPDYDFSNINHTYFKEVKNLDIVINTVYYNLSFIVGRLLPNFADEFWQTIKQVISIKDVDIYTYDSSGEDDPFNSETCLNSFNYFLLDKRQQHILFVSCISRSRNDSRYKNNEEPQLFHSSIYADTLSTKSEEDCLSEIEVPETFMVNVKNSF; this is encoded by the exons AAAATTGCAGCTCTATTACATAGTTTTGATGCAACAGATCGTCTTTTTGACGCAAAACTCGAATTGGTATCGTATTCACG CTCAAAcaatattttaaaagatGATATTAATATCCATCCTCCACACTTATCGGATGATGATATAATAACACATTTCAAAACACTCATGAACAAATGCTTTCCGGACTATGATTTTAG CAACATTAATCAcacatattttaaagaagtCAAGAATTTGGATATTGTAATAAACACCGTATACTACAATTTATCATTCATTGTCGGCCGATTACTACCAAATTTTGCCGATGAGTTCTGGCAAACAATAAAG CAAGTTATTTCCATTAAAGATGTCGATATATACACTTACGACAGCTCCGGGGAAGATGATCCTTTCAATTCTGAAACATGTTTAAATTCGTTTAACTACttccttttggataaaaGGCAACAGCATATACTGTTTGTCTCATGTATTAGTAGAAGTAGAAACGATTCACGCTACAAAAACAATGAGGAACCTCAGTTATTTCATTCTTCAATTTACGCAGACACGCTAAGCACAAAAAGTGAAGAAGATTGTCTCTCTGAGATTGAAGTTCCCGAAACCTTCATGGTcaatgtaaagaatagCTTTTGA